A window of the Eschrichtius robustus isolate mEscRob2 chromosome 5, mEscRob2.pri, whole genome shotgun sequence genome harbors these coding sequences:
- the GAD1 gene encoding glutamate decarboxylase 1 isoform X3 gives MASSTPSSSATSSNAGADPNTTNLRPTTYDTWCGVAHGCTRKLGLKICGFLQRTNSLEEKSRLVSAFKERQSSKNLLSCENSDRDGRFQRTETDFSNLFARDLLPAKNGEEQTVQFLLEVVDILLNYVRKTFDRSTKVLDFHHPHQLLEGMEGFNLELSDHPESLEQILVDCRDTLKYGVRTGHPRFFNQLSTGLDIIGLAGEWLTSTANTNMPSDMRECWLLR, from the exons ATGGCGTCTTCGACCCCTTCTTCGTCCGCAACCTCCTCGAACGCGGGAGCGGACCCCAATACTACCAACCTGCGCCCCACAA CGTATGACACCTGGTGCGGCGTGGCCCATGGATGCACCAGAAAACTGGGGCTGAAGATCTGTG GCTTCTTGCAAAGGACCAACAGCCTGGAAGAGAAGAGCAGGCTTGTGAGCGCCTTCAAGGAGAGGCAGTCCTCCAAGAATCTGCTTTCCTGTGAAAACAGCGACAGGGATGGCCGCTTCCAGCGCACAGAGACCGACTTCTCCAACCTGTTTGCTCGAG ATCTGCTTCCGGCTAAGAACGGGGAGGAGCAAACTGTGCAGTTCCTGCTGGAGGTGGTAGACATACTCCTCAACTACGTCCGCAAGACATTCGATCGCTCCACCAAGGTGCTGGACTTCCACCACCCCCACCAGCTGCTGGAAGGCATGGAGGGCTTCAACCTGGAACTCTCTGACCACCCTGAGTCCCTGGAGCAGATCCTGGTCGACTGCAGAGACACCCTGAAATATGGCGTCCGCACAG GTCATCCTCGATTTTTCAACCAGCTCTCCACTGGATTGGATATCATTGGTTTAGCCGGCGAATGGCTGACATCAACTGCCAATACCAACAT